AGTTCTTCGGGAATTGGAAAGAAAACTTCCTAAAGATGTTTTGAAAGGCTACGAAGACGTTTTTAAAATTTACCTTAAAGCACTCACCCAAGAACGTACCACGAAAGATAAAATTTTACAGTCTTCACGAGCCACAAGTTGCGTGTATTGCGAAAGGAAAATCGGGAAAAGCATACGAGTTTGGGACAAAAGTAGCAGTAGTAAGAGGTCGGAAAACAGGGATCATCAGCTCGGTAAAGAGATTTTCTGGCAATCCTCACGATAGTAAAACTCTTGAAGAATCATTGGCACAGAGTGAGAGGGTAAGAAAATCCGTTGGCGGAACAAGACCTACGAAAGCCACTACAGACAGAGGATTTAAAGGAATCAAAGAAGTGGAAGGAACAGCAATTTTGCTTCCCGCAAAAAAAGAAAAAACAAAATATGGGCAACAAGTAGCCAGATTAAGATTCCGGGCAAGAGCAGCCATAGAACCTTGTATATCTCTCATTAAAAAGAAACCACTCCTTAGGATTAAACTTCCTGAAAGGAGTGGCTGGAGATATTAATAATGCATTATTAGCAGGGATTGGATACAATTTGAAGATGAGATTGAATCAAATCAAACAACAAATTCTTCTTTGGCTCGAACTTGTTCTCCGAATCTTTTTAGGCAAATATAATTTTCAAAGTCAAAAAACAGCTTTTTAAGGAGCGACTAATTAAATTTTAGCCACGAATGCACGAATTTTATTTCCCACAGATTGATAGGATTTTCGTGGGTGGGGCTGTTTCTGTTGGCTTTTCGCAAAGTCGCAAAGGTATTTTTTAATGCTTTATGTTTTTAAGTCGCAAGGATTTTATCAAAGATAAAATTGAGGGCTGCATATTATCGCCACGAATGCACGAATTTTTTATTTTCCACAGATTGATAGGATTTTCTTGGGTGGGGCTGTTTCTGTTGGCTTTTCGCAAAGTCGCAAAGGTATTTTTTAATGCTTTATGTTTTTAAGGCGCAAGGATTTTATCTTTGATAAAATTGAGGGCTGCATATTATCGCCACGAATGCACGAATTTTTTATTTCCCACAGATTGATAGGATTTTCGTGGGTGGGGCTGTTTCTGTTGGCTTTTCGCAAAGCCGCAAAGATTTTTTTAATACTTTATGTTTTTAAGTCGCAAGGATTTTATCAAAGATAAAATTGAGGGCTGCATATTATCGCCACGAATGCACGAATTTTTTATTTTCCACAGATTGATAGGATTTTCTTGGGTGGGGCTGTTTCTGTTGGCTTTTCGCAAAGTCGCAAAGGTATTTTTTAATGCTTTATGTTTTTAAGGCGCAAGGATTTTATCTTTGATAAAATGGAGGGCTGCATATTATCGCCACGAATGCACGAATTTTTTATTTCCCACAGATTGATAGGATTTTCGTGGGTGGGGCTGTTTCTGTTGGCTTTTCGCAAAGCCGCAAAGATTTTTTTAATACTTTATGTTTTTAAGGCGCAAGGATTTTATCTTTGATAAAATTGAGGGCTGCATATTGTGGCCACGAATGCACGAGTTTTATTTCCCGCAGATCACAGATTTTCGCAGATGATACCGTTAATTTTTTTGATAAACTTTTGACACATCTTGGTGAGCTTTTATAAGTAGAACGGCTTTGTGAAACTTAAGACATTTAGTAATAAAAATCTTCGAGACCTTAGTGTTCAATTTATAAGTTCATATCATAAGTTGCTATCATTTGCTGAGTAGAACGCCCTTGCGATCGAAGAATTTTCGACATCATAAAATAATAAACTTAGCGTTCGATAGCATTAAAAATCTGCTACGAATGCACGGATTTTTTCCCATAGATGATATAGAACAAAAAAGGCTACTTCATATAGAAATAGCCTTTGATATTTTTACTGTATTACGGTGCTTCTTGTTCGAACTGTATGGGCTGAGAAATAGCCTAATGCACCATTGCTGATATTGCTTGGCGGATTAGTTGGAGTCACACCTCCGCCAGGTCCACCTCCCGAAAGTTGCAGCAGAGCAGAGTAGTAGGTGTATACACTTTGGTCGATACACTGCATTTCCACATGAATGGTGTCGCCCACAACTACTTTGATGTCATCTACTTCCTTATCGTCGTTTGGAAGAATCAGAGGTCTCTGATTCGGCATTCCGTTGTTGACGTTATCAGAAAATTCAGAAAAAAACTTTTTAGGATTGTTATTGACGGTATAACTGAACAGATAACGGTTTCCTAAAGCCGGAGGATCTGTAAAAATGGGTAAAAGTGTATAGCTCGTTTCGCCGCCGACTGCAAAAGAATCCTGTTCAAGATCTTCAAAATCTACAGCATCAGGCATTGTACTTTGTGCCGTGTATTGCTGTCCTTCCGCAGTGATTTTTAAAGTATAAATTTTTCCGGACTGTCCCACAAAAGTTGAGGTTTGATAGGTTCCGTTCCCAACATATTGTAAAGTTTCGGTTTGTCCTGAATTGTCACTTAAAACTACCTCAGCATCAGCAATGACAGGATACTGATTAGCATTAGTAAATGCTACAGACTTAGTGATTTTCACAAAATAAGGTCCTGCCTGGTCAGTTACATTTCCTTCGATAACAATTTGTCCGCTCTGATCTTTAAGGTCGAGATCGATTTCCTTTTCACAAGAGGTCAATAAAAAAAGTGATAATATGATTAAGAATATATTTTTCATGAATTAAAATTTGAAATTATAAGTGATGTTCGGTACCCAACGGAATAGGGAAGTCTGCATGGCGCGGGTCGTTCCCGGCTTGTCAGGATTATCTTCAAAGGTAATGGTGTAGGCATTTTCTCTTCCGTACACATTGTAAATACCGAACGACCAAGATCCTTTAAAACGTTTGTTGGAACCTACACTCGGTTCGTAGGTGGCACTCAGATCCATTCTGTGATAAGCTGGCATACGGTCAGCATTTCTGTTGCTGTACTGGAAAACGGTTTGCCCGTTCAGTTCGTATTTTCCGGTTGGGAAAGTCACGGCATTTCCTGTGCTGTAAAGGAATAATCCTGAGAAAGACCATTTTGGATTCAGTTGATAGGTGGCCACAATAGAAAGGTCGTGGGTTTTGTCCTGTCTGGCATTGTACCAGTCGTTATCATTGATGCCGTCGATTTTTCTTTCGGTTTTAGATAAAGTATATGAAATCCATCCTGTCAGCTTGCCACTTTTCTTTTTAGCGATCAATTCGAGACCGTAGGCTCTTCCTTTTCCGAAAAGCAGTTCACTTTCCACATCGGCTGCTGTATCAAATGAAATCTGGGCTCCGTTTTTAAAATCAATTTGATTTTGCATGGATTTATAATACACTTCAGCATTCAATTCATAATTATTATTGCTGAAGTTTCTGCTGTAACCAACACTTACCTGGTCTGCAATTTCAGGCTTTACGCTGTAGCTGCTCCCAATCCACTGGTCGGTAGGGTTTCCGCTACCACTGTTGCTCAATAAATGAAGATTTTGTGTGTTTCTGGAATAGCCTCCTTTTACGCTGCTTACTTCATTTATTCTGTAATTGGCACTAATTCTCGGTTCTAAATTCACATACGTTTTCCCGAATTTCCCTTTTTCCAAAAACTCAGAGCCGATCAGATTACCATTTTCATACGTGTTGAAGGTATCGCCACCCAAAACACTGAACATGGAAAGCCTTAATCCATAATTAACGGTCAGCTTTTCTGTCGCTTTAAAATCATCATTCATATAAAGCGCATTTTCCCATGAATATCTCGGGTTTCTCGGAAAACTGCTGACGCTGGTTCCTGAAGCACTGCTCGGTGTTATGGTATGATAAATAGACTGCAAACCAAAACGAACCGAATGCTTATTTCCCGCAAACCACGTGAAATCCTGTTTTAAATTCCAGTCTTCGATCTGAGAATCCAGCCCAAACGTGTTATCATTGCTGGTTAAACTCACATTATAGTTGTAATTGCTGTAAATAAATGAGGTGTTTGAGAATAATTTACTGTTGATGATGCTATTCCAACGAAGCGTTGCCGTCGTATTTCCCCAATCGGTTGAAAAAGTATCGCCTAATCCCAAAACATCTCTTCCGAAATATCCTGATAAATAAAGGCGGTTGTTATCATTGATCTGATAATTGGCCTTTAAATTTAAATCATAAAAGTAAAGCTTGCTGTCTTTGAAATCGTCCGTCGATTTTAAAAATAAATCGGCATACGTTCTCCTTCCTGAAACGATGAAAGATGATTTTTCCTTTTGAATAGGACCTTCTACGCTCAATCGGCTGCTGATTAAACCAATTCCTCCATTGACGTTATAATCTTTATTGTTTCCGTCCTTCATTTTAACGTCCATCACGGACGAAAGCCGTCCTCCGTATTGTGCCGGGCTGTTTCCTTTGATGATACTCGCATCTTTCAAAGCATCACTGTTGAAGGTGCTGAAGAATCCCAATAAGTGTGATGCATTATAAACAGGAGCTTCATCAAGCAATATTAAATTTTGGTCGGATGCACCTCCTCTTACACTGAAACCGCTGCTTCCTTCGCCGTTACTTTTAATTCCCGGCAATAATTGAATGGTTTTCATAACATCTTTTTCACCAAACAAAACGGGTAGTTTTTCGATGTTTTTGATGCTTAATGTTTCCGTTCCCATTTGTGCGGAGGTCAGGTTTTTATCTTTTTTAACGCCGGAAATCACAACTTCATCAATTTTTCCTGTTCTTTCCTCTACTTTTTGTTCGGTTTCTTCCTCGCCGGAATTCAGTTCGAGGTTTTGCTTAATATTATCTTCAACATAGATGCTTTGTTGAAAATCTTTGTAACCCGGATTGGAAACAATCAGCGTGTATGTTCCTTTTGGTACTGATAAGGAGTAGAAACCATACTCATTGGCAACCACGGAGATCGTGGGATCTTCAGCGACTCTTATGGTGACGCCAATGAGTAATTCTCCATTTTTTTTATCTTTTACAGTGCCGCTTACCGAGTACTTTTGTTGCGCAAAAACGATTGTGCTAAAACAAATTGCTGCCGCGGAAGTGGCAATTTTCAAGGATAATGTCTGCATTTATAGGTGTTTAATGTGATGAAAATCTGAAAATATTAAATTTAATTTTCTTTAGACCAATTTACATGAACACAAAGTGAATTTTTGCTGTTCAGCCTTATATTTTTAAGGGTAATTAGAGTAAACTGGTTAAAGTTTTTAATGTGGTACAGTATATTATCGTAGGTTGA
The sequence above is a segment of the Chryseobacterium sp. MYb264 genome. Coding sequences within it:
- a CDS encoding TonB-dependent receptor; this encodes MQTLSLKIATSAAAICFSTIVFAQQKYSVSGTVKDKKNGELLIGVTIRVAEDPTISVVANEYGFYSLSVPKGTYTLIVSNPGYKDFQQSIYVEDNIKQNLELNSGEEETEQKVEERTGKIDEVVISGVKKDKNLTSAQMGTETLSIKNIEKLPVLFGEKDVMKTIQLLPGIKSNGEGSSGFSVRGGASDQNLILLDEAPVYNASHLLGFFSTFNSDALKDASIIKGNSPAQYGGRLSSVMDVKMKDGNNKDYNVNGGIGLISSRLSVEGPIQKEKSSFIVSGRRTYADLFLKSTDDFKDSKLYFYDLNLKANYQINDNNRLYLSGYFGRDVLGLGDTFSTDWGNTTATLRWNSIINSKLFSNTSFIYSNYNYNVSLTSNDNTFGLDSQIEDWNLKQDFTWFAGNKHSVRFGLQSIYHTITPSSASGTSVSSFPRNPRYSWENALYMNDDFKATEKLTVNYGLRLSMFSVLGGDTFNTYENGNLIGSEFLEKGKFGKTYVNLEPRISANYRINEVSSVKGGYSRNTQNLHLLSNSGSGNPTDQWIGSSYSVKPEIADQVSVGYSRNFSNNNYELNAEVYYKSMQNQIDFKNGAQISFDTAADVESELLFGKGRAYGLELIAKKKSGKLTGWISYTLSKTERKIDGINDNDWYNARQDKTHDLSIVATYQLNPKWSFSGLFLYSTGNAVTFPTGKYELNGQTVFQYSNRNADRMPAYHRMDLSATYEPSVGSNKRFKGSWSFGIYNVYGRENAYTITFEDNPDKPGTTRAMQTSLFRWVPNITYNFKF
- a CDS encoding DUF4249 domain-containing protein, with the protein product MKNIFLIILSLFLLTSCEKEIDLDLKDQSGQIVIEGNVTDQAGPYFVKITKSVAFTNANQYPVIADAEVVLSDNSGQTETLQYVGNGTYQTSTFVGQSGKIYTLKITAEGQQYTAQSTMPDAVDFEDLEQDSFAVGGETSYTLLPIFTDPPALGNRYLFSYTVNNNPKKFFSEFSDNVNNGMPNQRPLILPNDDKEVDDIKVVVGDTIHVEMQCIDQSVYTYYSALLQLSGGGPGGGVTPTNPPSNISNGALGYFSAHTVRTRSTVIQ
- a CDS encoding transposase; this translates as MAKGKSGKAYEFGTKVAVVRGRKTGIISSVKRFSGNPHDSKTLEESLAQSERVRKSVGGTRPTKATTDRGFKGIKEVEGTAILLPAKKEKTKYGQQVARLRFRARAAIEPCISLIKKKPLLRIKLPERSGWRY